Proteins encoded within one genomic window of Triticum aestivum cultivar Chinese Spring chromosome 2D, IWGSC CS RefSeq v2.1, whole genome shotgun sequence:
- the LOC123048274 gene encoding uncharacterized acetyltransferase At3g50280, translating to MEGGGVQIVSRRMVKPDCQTSTRPPEPETVHLTPWDLRRITVDYIQKGVVLPKPQADAHAVEHLASSFARAVGRFYPLAGRFTVAPGATDDDGAPSPRPSLTISLRCSDEGAEFVHAVAPGVTVADITGPLHVIPRVVWSFFPLSGMLGADAIVDPSRPLLAAQVTELADGLVVAMSLNHGAADGTTFWDLFNAWSDISRSGGAANGDISMAPIPKRWFLEGCTVPIPLPFARAEDIARRFEYPPVQECSLRFSSESVKKLKAKANAEMATGTATISSLQAVLAHLWRAVCRARGLAPDQETTCALPVGCRTRVKGMPQVYLGNAVAGAVGRSAVGEILGDGRLGWAAWLLNRAVAAVDEASVRDELAAWPGNPSFKYAAECGGDPPAAMVVTGSQRFNVYGNDFGWGRPVAVRSGAGNKLDGMVTVYEGGGGAGSMELEVCVAPDALARLVADEELMAAVVGGLTY from the coding sequence ATGGAAGGCGGCGGAGTCCAGATCGTGTCTCGGCGCATGGTCAAGCCAGATTGTCAGACGAGCACCCGGCCGCCGGAGCCTGAGACCGTCCACCTGACGCCATGGGACCTGCGGCGGATCACGGTGGACTACATCCAGAAGGGAGTCGTCCTGCCCAAACCTCAGGCAGATGCGCACGCCGTCGAACACCTCGCGTCGTCCTTCGCGCGCGCCGTGGGCCGCTTCTACCCCCTCGCCGGCCGCTTCACCGTCGCGCCGGGGGCCACCGACGACGACGGGGCGCCGTCGCCTCGGCCGAGCCTGACGATCTCGCTCCGCTGCAGCGACGAAGGCGCCGAGTTCGTCCACGCCGTGGCGCCCGGGGTGACTGTCGCCGACATCACCGGCCCGCTTCACGTCATCCCACGGGTGGTGTGGTCCTTCTTCCCTCTCAGCGGGATGCTCGGCGCGGACGCCATCGTCGACCCCAGCCGGCCGCTCCTGGCCGCGCAGGTCACGGAGCTCGCCGATGGCCTCGTGGTCGCCATGTCGCTGAACCACGGCGCCGCCGACGGGACCACGTTCTGGGATCTGTTCAACGCATGGTCGGATATcagccggagcggcggcgccgCCAACGGAGACATCTCAATGGCGCCGATACCCAAGAGATGGTTCCTTGAGGGCTGCACCGTGCCGATCCCTCTCCCCTTTGCCAGGGCGGAGGACATCGCCAGGCGGTTCGAGTACCCGCCGGTGCAGGAATGCTCGCTCCGTTTCTCGTCGGAGAGCGTGAAGAAGCTGAAGGCGAAAGCGAACGCCGAGATGGCCACCGGCACAGCCACCATCTCCTCCTTGCAGGCCGTGCTTGCACACCTATGGCGAGCAGTGTGTCGGGCCCGTGGGCTCGCGCCGGACCAGGAGACGACGTGCGCGCTCCCCGTCGGATGCCGGACGCGCGTGAAGGGCATGCCGCAGGTTTACCTGGGCAACGCGGTGGCGGGTGCCGTCGGCAGGAGCGCCGTCGGCGAGATCCTGGGCGACGGCCGGCTGGGATGGGCGGCGTGGCTTCTGAACCGGGCCGTGGCTGCGGTCGACGAGGCGAGCGTGAGGGACGAGCTCGCGGCGTGGCCTGGAAACCCCAGCTTCAAGTACGCTGCCGAGTGCGGCGGGGATCCTCCTGCGGCGATGGTGGTCACCGGCTCGCAGCGGTTCAACGTGTACGGCAACGACTTCGGGTGGGGCAGGCCGGTGGCCGTCCGGAGCGGCGCCGGGAACAAGCTGGACGGGATGGTCACGGTCTACGAGGGCGGCGGAGGGGCAGGGAGCATGGAGCTGGAGGTCTGCGTCGCCCCTGATGCGCTCGCCAGGCTCGTCGCCGACGAAGAGCTGATGGCCGCGGTGGTAGGAGGGCTGACGTACTGA
- the LOC123048276 gene encoding pectinesterase inhibitor 7, which produces MSRRHLVLLPCLLLLLAAGVASASSPPKVSPAEATGFVRRCCRATSYPRACERSLVPRAPAVGLSPRRLAQAALAAAADAARNCSAYIGSPSSSSYASSKGKGKGGGAMGDCAETVRDAADLLKQSVAELGGRVGRASSPRFAWCLSNVQTWASAALTDAETCLDSLAASAGAGAPREDVRRRVVAVEQAAGVALALVNRLQPARRPAAAVHQ; this is translated from the coding sequence ATGAGCCGgcgccacctcgtcctcctcccctgcctcctcctcctcctggccgccgGCGTCGCGTCGGCGTCGAGCCCCCCGAAGGTGAGCCCGGCGGAGGCGACGGGCTTCGTGCGCCGGTGCTGCCGGGCCACGAGCTACCCGCGCGCGTGCGAGCGGAGCCTGGTGCCGCGCGCGCCCGCGGTGGGCCTCAGCCCGCGGCGGCTCGCGCAGGCGGCGCTCgcggccgccgccgacgccgcgcgCAACTGCTCCGCCTACATCgggtccccctcctcctcctcctacgcgTCGtccaaggggaaggggaagggcgGCGGCGCCATGGGGGACTGCGCCGAGACGGTGCGCGACGCGGCGGACCTGCTGAAGCAGTCGGTGGCGGAGCTGGGCGGGCGGGTGGGGCGCGCCTCGTCCCCGCGCTTCGCGTGGTGCCTCAGCAACGTGCAGACCTGGGCCAGCGCCGCGCTCACCGACGCCGAGACCTGCCTCGACTccctcgccgcctccgccggcgccggcgcgcccCGGGAGGACGTGAGGCGCCGCGTCGTCGCCGTCGAGCAGGCCGCCGGCGTCGCCCTCGCGCTCGTCAACCGCCTCCAGccagcgcgccgccccgccgccgccgtccaccagTAG